The Fructilactobacillus myrtifloralis genome contains a region encoding:
- the rbsU gene encoding ribose/proton symporter RbsU: MSALALLIGIVPVIGWGFFPTVSSKIGGKPANQILGATIGALIVAFVVFLVTGCGFPMGWNLVFGIISGCGWGFGQIMAFKGYSLIGSSRVMPITTAFQLIVTALWGAFALGSWPGVTNKIIGMIALIVIIIGATLTTWSENKENTNAAALRKAIIYQLIGVIGYWLYSAAPQIENLKWAQGFVPRTTPMSGLQAFLPQTIGMVLVAVIYGITLLKQENVFKQATSYKQIIAGFFFGIAALAYLVAAQPVEKGGLGLSTAFVVSQVSVVIATLTGIYMLGQHKTHKEMVATLIGLALIIVAAAVTAFLN, encoded by the coding sequence ATGAGTGCATTAGCGTTATTAATCGGGATTGTTCCCGTGATCGGTTGGGGATTCTTCCCCACGGTCTCCTCAAAAATTGGTGGGAAGCCTGCTAACCAAATTTTAGGGGCGACCATCGGAGCCTTAATTGTGGCTTTCGTCGTTTTCTTAGTAACTGGATGTGGTTTCCCAATGGGCTGGAACTTAGTCTTTGGGATTATATCTGGTTGCGGTTGGGGCTTTGGTCAAATCATGGCCTTTAAGGGTTACTCATTGATCGGATCATCTCGGGTAATGCCAATTACCACGGCCTTTCAATTAATCGTAACGGCCCTGTGGGGTGCCTTTGCGCTGGGGAGTTGGCCTGGGGTTACGAACAAGATCATCGGTATGATTGCGCTGATCGTAATTATCATTGGGGCGACCTTGACCACGTGGAGTGAAAACAAAGAAAACACCAACGCCGCAGCGCTGCGCAAAGCCATCATTTACCAACTGATTGGGGTAATTGGGTACTGGCTGTACTCTGCTGCACCACAGATTGAAAATCTGAAGTGGGCCCAGGGCTTTGTTCCACGGACCACGCCGATGAGTGGGTTACAAGCTTTCTTACCACAAACAATCGGGATGGTGTTAGTCGCCGTAATTTACGGGATTACCTTGTTGAAACAGGAAAACGTCTTCAAGCAAGCAACCTCGTACAAGCAAATCATTGCTGGGTTCTTCTTTGGAATCGCAGCCCTCGCTTACTTAGTGGCTGCTCAACCAGTCGAAAAGGGTGGTTTAGGTTTGTCAACGGCCTTCGTAGTTTCACAAGTTAGTGTCGTAATCGCAACCTTGACAGGAATTTACATGTTAGGTCAACACAAGACCCACAAGGAAATGGTTGCAACTTTAATTGGATTAGCTTTAATTATCGTTGCCGCTGCCGTAACTGCGTTCTTAAACTAA
- the glpK gene encoding glycerol kinase GlpK, giving the protein MNATSKYVLAIDQGSTSTRAVLYDHAGRKVIASTQPLRQLRPHPGWVEQDPDEIWSSVLAAIANALIDGRIHPDEIHSLGITNQRETVVVWDKQTGKPIYHAIGWLSNQTAAIAHQLQVAGYQAMIQEKTGLVLDAYFSATKIRWILDHVPGAQARAERGELLAGTIDTWLAWKLSDGKCHVTDYTNASRTMLYNIHRLEWDDDLLALLRIPRQLLPAVRASDERYGTTENYQFYGVSVPIAGIIGDQQAALLGSLSLEPGMVETTYGDGAFVMMNSGETPATSKHLLTTIAYGLDGKITYALEGSIFTAGSALGWLQDQVGLIQSVPESRLAAQRSTNQNEVYFVPALTGLGAPYWNPTTRGAWFGLTRGTTKDDLVKATLQATAYRTCDIVDAMEQDTGLAISQLSAAGGASRNSYLMQFQADLLNRQVLRTNDAEITAFGVAALSGVATGFWADWTEIKTIYQAGKAFVPDLSATARTRLYSGWQRAVRAASAFQPTPRPQENS; this is encoded by the coding sequence ATGAACGCAACTAGCAAATATGTATTAGCAATTGATCAGGGATCTACCAGTACCCGGGCGGTGCTGTATGATCACGCCGGGCGTAAGGTAATTGCTAGTACCCAACCCCTCCGCCAACTGCGTCCCCATCCGGGGTGGGTGGAACAGGATCCCGATGAGATCTGGAGCTCGGTGTTAGCTGCGATTGCTAATGCGTTGATTGACGGGCGGATTCATCCAGATGAAATTCATTCACTTGGGATTACCAACCAACGAGAAACCGTGGTGGTGTGGGACAAACAGACCGGGAAACCGATTTATCATGCAATCGGCTGGCTTTCAAATCAGACAGCGGCGATTGCCCACCAGTTGCAAGTTGCGGGTTATCAAGCTATGATTCAGGAAAAGACCGGGTTAGTGCTCGATGCTTACTTTTCAGCCACCAAAATTCGCTGGATCTTAGACCACGTTCCGGGCGCCCAAGCCCGGGCTGAACGGGGCGAACTGTTAGCGGGGACCATCGATACATGGTTGGCCTGGAAGTTATCCGATGGTAAGTGCCACGTGACTGACTATACTAATGCCAGCCGTACGATGCTATATAACATTCATCGGTTGGAGTGGGATGACGACCTGTTAGCGTTGCTGCGAATTCCCCGCCAACTGCTGCCTGCCGTCCGGGCTTCGGATGAACGGTACGGCACGACGGAGAACTATCAGTTTTACGGGGTCTCGGTGCCGATCGCAGGCATCATTGGGGATCAGCAGGCGGCCCTCTTAGGGTCGTTGAGTTTGGAACCCGGAATGGTAGAAACCACTTACGGGGACGGAGCCTTTGTCATGATGAACAGTGGGGAAACCCCGGCGACCTCGAAACACTTGTTAACCACGATTGCCTACGGGCTGGATGGAAAAATCACCTATGCGTTAGAAGGAAGCATTTTCACCGCCGGCAGTGCCTTGGGGTGGCTTCAAGATCAGGTGGGGTTAATTCAAAGCGTCCCCGAATCACGCCTAGCGGCGCAACGGTCGACTAATCAGAATGAGGTGTACTTTGTTCCCGCCCTAACTGGATTAGGGGCTCCATACTGGAACCCGACCACCCGGGGCGCCTGGTTTGGTTTGACCCGGGGCACCACCAAGGATGACCTGGTCAAGGCTACCTTGCAGGCAACCGCCTACCGCACCTGTGACATTGTAGACGCCATGGAACAGGATACCGGATTGGCAATTTCGCAGTTAAGCGCGGCCGGCGGGGCCAGTCGGAATAGCTACCTCATGCAATTTCAAGCGGATCTGTTAAACCGCCAGGTGCTGCGGACCAACGATGCGGAAATCACAGCCTTTGGGGTTGCCGCGTTGTCAGGGGTTGCGACTGGGTTTTGGGCTGACTGGACGGAAATAAAAACGATTTATCAGGCTGGAAAAGCATTTGTTCCAGATTTGTCCGCCACAGCGCGGACCCGCCTGTATTCCGGATGGCAACGCGCCGTCCGAGCGGCGTCCGCCTTTCAGCCCACCCCGCGCCCCCAAGAAAATTCGTGA
- a CDS encoding tyrosine-protein phosphatase, which translates to MKNERIIKLDSTENLRELGGYQTTDGRTIKWHKLLRSGSLGLLTPTDQAFLEAYGVRYDVDFRSGQERTTAPDAVTAGQIEYLFDPVFDEDRTDNSQDPAEFRQMLEDNPNYAHDHMVDVYQRMVLNDGCHQAYRRFFKILLQNDQPEQTLLFHCTAGKDRTGMAAVFLLAALGVDLETIKQDYILTNQVVKDVVDQKMAAVRAEGFSEAAIRNLRELYTVDMDFLDAALATINEHYGSLDQYLSDVLGVGTAERERLQALYLEPNHH; encoded by the coding sequence ATGAAGAACGAACGCATCATCAAGCTTGATTCTACGGAAAATCTCCGGGAATTAGGTGGTTACCAAACGACTGATGGGCGCACCATTAAATGGCATAAATTACTGCGTTCTGGAAGTTTAGGTCTGCTGACGCCCACTGACCAAGCCTTTTTAGAGGCATACGGAGTCCGTTATGACGTGGACTTTCGTTCTGGTCAAGAACGAACGACCGCCCCAGATGCGGTTACCGCTGGTCAGATTGAATACCTGTTTGATCCCGTGTTTGACGAGGACCGAACCGATAACTCGCAGGATCCGGCCGAATTTCGTCAGATGCTCGAGGACAATCCCAACTACGCCCATGACCACATGGTCGACGTCTACCAACGGATGGTGCTTAACGACGGCTGTCACCAAGCCTACCGCCGGTTTTTTAAAATCCTGTTGCAAAATGACCAACCCGAGCAAACCCTATTGTTTCACTGTACGGCTGGGAAGGATCGGACGGGCATGGCCGCCGTGTTCCTGTTGGCTGCCCTCGGAGTTGATTTAGAGACGATCAAGCAGGACTACATTTTAACAAACCAAGTAGTGAAGGATGTAGTGGACCAAAAAATGGCAGCCGTTCGCGCTGAGGGCTTTTCCGAAGCCGCCATTCGGAACCTACGGGAACTGTATACCGTTGACATGGACTTTTTAGACGCGGCGCTAGCAACGATTAACGAACACTATGGTAGTCTCGATCAATATCTTAGTGACGTTCTCGGAGTCGGCACTGCGGAACGGGAACGCTTACAAGCACTCTACCTCGAACCTAATCATCACTAA
- the tyrS gene encoding tyrosine--tRNA ligase translates to MNIIEDLQWRGAINQQTDAAGLEATIDEHPIALYCGVDPTGDSMHIGHLIPFMIMERFARAGHHPYIVIGGATGSIGDPSGRKTERQLQTKEQVEKNVAALTAQMEHLFGNNSNISIVNNYDWTKDLTLLDFLRDYGKLFNVNTMLNKEVVASRLAQGISFTEFTYQILQAYDFFQLHEQHDVQLEIGGADQWGNITAGIDLIHKLRGPETKVYGLTIPLMLKSDGTKFGKTAGGAVWLDPEKTSPYEFYQFWFNQDDCDVIKYLKYFTFLDHAEIDHLEQQVETEPWKREAQRRLAEEVTAFVHGQAAVEDAERIAKLLFTGNVQELSPVEVGQAFNNVPTVTINAEPQNIIDLLLAMHVDSSKRQAREDVQNGAITVNGTKVTDVNATIDPADHFDGQYVIVRRGKKKHFLARVTN, encoded by the coding sequence ATGAATATCATCGAAGATTTACAGTGGCGTGGGGCCATTAACCAACAGACTGACGCCGCTGGTTTGGAAGCAACCATTGACGAACACCCGATTGCCCTGTATTGTGGCGTTGATCCAACTGGTGACAGTATGCACATTGGCCACCTGATTCCCTTTATGATCATGGAACGCTTTGCGCGCGCTGGCCACCATCCCTACATCGTCATTGGAGGAGCAACCGGATCGATTGGAGACCCCAGTGGTCGGAAAACGGAACGGCAGTTACAAACTAAGGAACAAGTCGAAAAAAACGTGGCAGCGCTGACCGCACAAATGGAGCACCTGTTTGGAAATAACTCGAACATCAGCATCGTTAATAACTACGACTGGACCAAGGATTTAACCCTCCTCGACTTTTTACGGGATTACGGCAAGCTGTTTAACGTCAACACGATGTTAAACAAGGAAGTGGTCGCAAGTCGTCTCGCCCAGGGGATTTCCTTCACAGAGTTTACCTACCAAATCCTGCAAGCGTATGACTTTTTCCAGCTCCATGAACAGCACGATGTACAACTAGAGATTGGGGGCGCTGACCAGTGGGGTAACATTACCGCCGGGATCGATCTGATCCACAAACTGCGGGGGCCTGAAACCAAGGTCTATGGCCTCACGATTCCCCTCATGCTCAAGTCTGATGGGACTAAGTTTGGTAAGACGGCGGGTGGCGCCGTTTGGTTGGACCCAGAAAAAACGTCTCCTTACGAATTTTACCAATTCTGGTTCAACCAGGATGATTGCGATGTGATTAAATACCTGAAGTACTTTACCTTCCTTGACCACGCAGAAATTGACCACCTGGAACAACAGGTGGAAACGGAACCCTGGAAACGGGAAGCGCAACGGCGGTTAGCTGAGGAAGTAACTGCGTTTGTACACGGACAAGCGGCCGTTGAAGATGCCGAACGGATTGCGAAGTTACTCTTTACCGGGAACGTCCAAGAGTTAAGTCCGGTTGAGGTCGGGCAGGCCTTTAATAACGTCCCGACCGTTACAATCAATGCAGAACCGCAGAACATCATCGACCTCTTGTTAGCGATGCACGTGGATAGTTCCAAACGCCAAGCCCGCGAAGACGTCCAAAACGGGGCCATTACCGTCAATGGAACCAAGGTTACGGATGTGAACGCTACGATTGATCCCGCTGATCATTTTGACGGACAATACGTGATTGTCCGGCGAGGGAAGAAAAAACACTTCTTAGCCCGGGTCACTAATTAA
- a CDS encoding LysM peptidoglycan-binding domain-containing protein, whose protein sequence is MKLKGLKSIAAVAAVSAGVMFAGANNADASTKITVHSGDTLSELAQTYGVSVNIMQKANNIKDINRIYVGEVFIVGDNGNVKVANSASQAAKVAPAQPVAESTNNQAATPAKAAAQATTPAAQPAAKQAQTQAPAQPAAQPAQTQAPAATQASSNTGAESDGSLDSIAAVESGGSYTARNGQYIGKYQLSSSYLNGDYSPANQERVARQYAVSRYGSVANAVAFRNAHNYW, encoded by the coding sequence ATGAAGTTAAAAGGTCTTAAGTCAATTGCCGCAGTTGCTGCTGTATCGGCTGGAGTTATGTTTGCTGGTGCTAACAACGCTGATGCCTCAACTAAGATCACGGTGCACTCTGGTGATACGTTATCAGAATTAGCCCAAACTTACGGTGTGTCTGTTAACATTATGCAAAAAGCTAACAACATTAAAGACATCAACCGCATCTACGTTGGTGAAGTTTTCATCGTTGGTGACAACGGAAACGTTAAGGTTGCCAACTCAGCTTCCCAAGCTGCTAAAGTTGCGCCTGCCCAACCGGTTGCTGAATCAACTAACAACCAAGCTGCTACTCCAGCTAAAGCTGCTGCGCAAGCAACGACGCCAGCCGCTCAACCTGCTGCTAAGCAAGCCCAAACGCAAGCTCCAGCTCAACCAGCTGCACAACCAGCCCAAACGCAAGCTCCAGCTGCTACCCAAGCAAGCAGTAATACTGGTGCCGAAAGTGATGGTTCCTTAGACTCCATCGCCGCTGTTGAATCTGGTGGCTCATACACGGCCCGGAATGGTCAATACATTGGTAAATACCAATTGTCTTCATCATACTTGAACGGTGATTACTCACCAGCTAACCAAGAACGGGTTGCTCGTCAATACGCTGTTAGCCGGTACGGTTCAGTTGCAAACGCCGTTGCTTTCCGGAACGCCCACAACTACTGGTAA